A single window of Jeotgalibacillus haloalkalitolerans DNA harbors:
- a CDS encoding peptidyl-prolyl cis-trans isomerase — protein sequence MNDIIPITGRVKFQLTIDPSVWIFDERKIDLTTYFDEERVEIDEIEQYSKAVAEHFSKEIKEGAEIPKPASKSKKRYEKEKLLNGTFGIKMKPFIQNAEPEADARKVMISTTEGVHSFTIEEAGELIMAFSKDGQPLREDGPVHILFEDGSNRDNPIINVRKITLS from the coding sequence ATGAACGATATCATACCGATTACCGGGCGGGTCAAATTTCAGCTTACAATTGATCCGAGTGTGTGGATCTTTGATGAAAGAAAGATAGATTTGACTACTTACTTTGACGAAGAACGTGTAGAAATTGATGAAATTGAGCAGTACTCAAAAGCCGTGGCAGAACATTTTTCGAAAGAAATAAAGGAAGGTGCAGAGATTCCGAAGCCCGCATCGAAGTCAAAGAAACGCTACGAGAAAGAAAAGTTACTGAATGGTACTTTCGGTATTAAAATGAAGCCGTTTATTCAGAATGCTGAACCTGAAGCTGATGCCCGGAAAGTGATGATTTCAACCACTGAGGGTGTTCATTCGTTTACAATCGAAGAAGCAGGTGAATTGATTATGGCTTTTTCAAAAGATGGCCAGCCGCTCCGTGAAGACGGTCCGGTTCACATATTATTTGAAGACGGTTCAAACAGGGACAATCCGATAATAAACGTACGCAAAATTACATTATCCTAA
- the ctaD gene encoding cytochrome c oxidase subunit I — MSTVAEKRGFLAVLWDYLTTVDHKKIAILYLVSGGFFFLVGGIEAMLIRIQLAVPDNDFVSAGLYNELLTMHGTTMIFLAAMPLLFAFMNAVVPLQIGARDVAFPFLNSLGFWLFFFGGIFLNLSWFLGGAPDAGWTSYASLSLASPGHGIDFYVLGLQISGAGTLIAGINFLVTIINMRAPGMTYMRMPLFTWSTFVASALILFAFPPLTVGLFLMLFDRMFGANFFDVTMGGNTIIWEHLFWIFGHPEVYILILPAFGIFSDIISTFSKKRLFGYAAMVFATVLIGFLGFMVWAHHMFTTGLGPTANAIFAVATMAIAVPTGVKIFNWLLTMWGGSIRFTTPMLYAVAFIPSFVAGGVTGVMLASAAADYQYHDSYFVVAHFHYVIIGGVVLGLLAGTHFYWPKMFGTMLNETLGKITFWLFLIGFHGTFFIQHFLGLMGMPRRIWKFLPGQGLDLFNMISTIGAFFMALGVIVLLYNVVITQIKNVRVGNDPWGDGRTLEWAISSPPPYYNFKQLPLVRGLDPLWIEKMEGRTEMTPAEPLGDIHMPNNSFIPFVMSLGLFIAAFGAMYQIDWRASDGADYVWSIPVLIIGMLITIGSMAVRSLKDDHGYHIHKEELMDDHDKGGRE, encoded by the coding sequence GTGAGTACCGTTGCTGAAAAAAGAGGTTTCTTAGCAGTCCTATGGGACTACCTCACAACGGTCGACCATAAGAAAATCGCGATACTTTATCTGGTTTCCGGCGGATTTTTCTTCCTGGTTGGCGGTATAGAAGCAATGCTGATCCGTATTCAGCTTGCGGTTCCTGATAATGATTTTGTGTCAGCAGGACTATACAATGAATTACTTACCATGCATGGAACAACAATGATTTTCTTAGCAGCCATGCCGCTATTATTTGCTTTTATGAATGCCGTTGTACCATTACAAATTGGTGCACGTGACGTTGCATTTCCTTTTCTGAACTCACTTGGGTTCTGGTTATTCTTCTTCGGTGGAATTTTCCTTAACCTTTCATGGTTCCTTGGGGGAGCACCTGATGCAGGGTGGACTTCATATGCTTCACTATCACTTGCATCACCGGGTCATGGTATTGACTTTTATGTTTTAGGTCTTCAGATATCAGGGGCCGGTACATTGATTGCGGGGATTAACTTCCTTGTAACGATTATTAACATGCGTGCGCCTGGTATGACTTATATGCGTATGCCGCTATTTACATGGTCAACATTCGTTGCATCAGCACTGATTCTGTTTGCATTCCCTCCACTGACTGTGGGACTGTTCCTGATGCTGTTTGACAGAATGTTCGGGGCAAACTTCTTTGATGTAACAATGGGAGGAAACACGATTATCTGGGAGCACTTATTCTGGATCTTCGGTCACCCGGAAGTATACATTCTGATTCTTCCGGCGTTCGGTATTTTCTCTGATATTATTTCTACATTCTCTAAAAAGCGTCTGTTCGGTTATGCTGCGATGGTATTCGCAACAGTACTGATCGGTTTCCTTGGATTCATGGTATGGGCGCACCATATGTTCACAACTGGTCTTGGGCCAACTGCGAACGCAATCTTTGCTGTAGCGACAATGGCGATTGCCGTGCCTACAGGGGTTAAGATCTTTAACTGGCTTCTTACAATGTGGGGAGGAAGTATCCGCTTTACAACGCCAATGCTATACGCAGTAGCGTTCATTCCTTCATTCGTTGCCGGTGGTGTTACAGGGGTTATGCTTGCATCAGCTGCAGCTGACTATCAGTACCACGATTCTTATTTCGTAGTTGCTCACTTCCACTATGTAATTATTGGTGGGGTAGTACTTGGATTACTTGCAGGTACACATTTCTACTGGCCGAAAATGTTCGGTACAATGCTAAATGAAACGCTTGGGAAGATCACATTCTGGTTATTCCTGATTGGTTTCCACGGAACATTCTTTATCCAGCATTTCCTTGGATTAATGGGTATGCCACGTCGTATCTGGAAGTTCCTTCCTGGTCAGGGGCTTGATCTATTCAACATGATCAGTACAATCGGTGCATTCTTCATGGCACTTGGTGTCATTGTACTTCTTTACAATGTTGTGATTACTCAGATCAAAAACGTTCGTGTTGGTAACGACCCTTGGGGAGATGGACGTACGCTTGAATGGGCAATTTCATCACCACCGCCGTACTATAACTTTAAGCAGCTTCCACTTGTACGTGGACTTGATCCGCTTTGGATTGAAAAGATGGAAGGCCGTACTGAAATGACGCCTGCAGAACCGCTTGGTGACATTCATATGCCTAACAACTCGTTCATTCCGTTTGTTATGTCGCTTGGTCTATTCATTGCAGCATTTGGTGCGATGTACCAGATTGACTGGAGAGCTTCTGACGGTGCAGATTACGTATGGTCAATTCCGGTATTAATCATCGGTATGTTAATTACAATCGGTTCTATGGCAGTCCGTTCATTGAAGGATGATCACGGGTACCATATTCATAAAGAAGAACTGATGGATGATCATGATAAAGGGGGTAGGGAGTAA
- a CDS encoding FtsW/RodA/SpoVE family cell cycle protein, translating to MLKRMFRSYDYSLMAVYILLGIFGVVMVYSAGMVYAVEILDQSPDYFYTKQLRNLIIGIVGFIAMALIPYKLYQEGFMLKLIFGLMFGLLIAVHIIGSEVNNAQSWIMLPGFQLQPAEFAKLGMIVYLSAVYAKKQSYINEFNKGVMPPIIILVFACFLIAAEPDFGTAAIVFAIGMSVIVASGMKVKSMLKLAALAGGVISLFSGILFLFNRNTFQSIFSEERLGRIAAYQDPFAHISDNGWQLVGSYYAIGNGGLWGSGLGQSIQKLGFLPEPHTDFIMAIIAEELGIFGVSFVLLGLAYIVLKGIMIGLRCRNQFGKMLAIGIASMVGIQTFINLGGMSGLIPITGVPLPFISYGGSSLILLSLSMGLLVNVSMFVRYEEKYFAKEKQSVPQKKNKASSMNEKNTARLYR from the coding sequence ATTCTGAAAAGAATGTTCAGGTCTTACGATTATTCATTGATGGCTGTATACATACTCTTAGGAATTTTCGGGGTAGTCATGGTCTACAGTGCAGGAATGGTGTACGCAGTAGAAATCCTTGACCAGAGCCCTGATTACTTTTATACCAAACAGCTCAGAAATTTAATAATCGGAATCGTAGGCTTCATTGCAATGGCTTTAATTCCATATAAGCTATACCAGGAAGGGTTTATGCTTAAATTAATATTCGGGCTGATGTTTGGACTCCTAATTGCAGTACATATAATCGGATCTGAAGTAAATAATGCGCAAAGCTGGATTATGCTGCCCGGATTCCAGCTGCAGCCTGCTGAATTCGCAAAACTCGGGATGATTGTGTATTTATCAGCAGTCTATGCAAAAAAACAATCCTACATTAACGAGTTTAATAAAGGAGTAATGCCGCCAATCATCATACTGGTATTTGCATGCTTTCTAATTGCAGCTGAGCCTGATTTTGGAACAGCAGCAATTGTGTTTGCAATTGGAATGAGTGTGATTGTGGCTTCAGGTATGAAAGTAAAGAGCATGCTGAAGCTTGCGGCACTGGCTGGTGGAGTAATCAGTTTGTTTTCAGGAATCTTATTCCTGTTTAACAGAAATACATTTCAAAGTATTTTTTCTGAAGAAAGACTTGGAAGAATTGCTGCTTATCAGGATCCTTTTGCACATATCAGTGATAATGGCTGGCAGCTGGTCGGTTCTTATTATGCGATTGGCAACGGAGGATTGTGGGGCAGCGGGCTTGGACAGAGTATTCAGAAGCTCGGATTCCTGCCGGAGCCTCATACAGATTTCATTATGGCGATTATCGCAGAGGAGCTGGGGATTTTCGGTGTAAGCTTTGTACTTTTGGGACTTGCTTATATCGTGCTGAAAGGGATCATGATTGGTCTCAGATGCAGAAATCAATTCGGTAAAATGCTCGCGATCGGAATTGCCAGTATGGTCGGCATTCAGACATTTATTAATCTTGGCGGGATGTCAGGGTTGATTCCAATTACGGGTGTGCCATTGCCATTTATCAGCTACGGCGGATCTTCACTGATTCTTCTCTCACTTTCAATGGGACTGCTTGTGAATGTATCCATGTTTGTGAGATATGAAGAAAAATACTTTGCGAAAGAGAAGCAGAGTGTACCGCAAAAGAAAAATAAAGCATCTTCAATGAATGAGAAAAACACAGCAAGATTATATCGCTAG
- a CDS encoding YlaN family protein — translation MTSEMKIDHREKAYELLRKDAEKIAQLIKVQMDNLTMPQCPLYEEVLDTQMFGLSREIEFAVRLGLVDEADGKTLIDSLEKEMSVLHDAFTNK, via the coding sequence GTGACATCAGAAATGAAGATTGACCATCGTGAAAAAGCCTATGAGCTTTTACGCAAAGATGCCGAAAAAATAGCGCAGCTAATCAAAGTTCAAATGGATAACTTAACGATGCCCCAGTGTCCATTGTATGAAGAGGTATTAGATACGCAAATGTTTGGGTTATCCCGTGAAATAGAATTCGCCGTGAGGCTCGGGCTTGTGGATGAAGCGGATGGAAAGACATTAATAGACTCACTTGAGAAAGAAATGTCGGTGCTCCATGATGCTTTTACCAATAAATAA
- a CDS encoding COX15/CtaA family protein, whose product MQSKGLKLLGVVTTLVMLLVLLGGALVTKTDSGQGCGQSFPLCHGQIIPDQLEIETIIELSHRVVSAGAGFLVLALSIWSWRAMGHIRETNFLAILAFFFLMLQALLGAGAVVWGHSDIILAAHFGISLISFAAVLLLTLLIFEVDKKFDAYKLVIDRRIKRHTYGLMIYIFAVVYSGAFVRHTEASLACPDWPFCVNASPGDLSLNSIQWIQMGHRMAAAFIFIWIIYVAIIAIKNYKHQKIVYYGWIIALALVTGQVITGALVVVTRLNLLIALSHALIISLLFGLLSYFILLISRSKLNSKKES is encoded by the coding sequence TTGCAATCTAAGGGATTAAAACTTTTAGGGGTCGTAACCACGCTTGTCATGCTGCTTGTGCTGCTTGGCGGAGCGCTGGTAACCAAAACAGATTCAGGGCAGGGGTGCGGACAGTCATTCCCTCTGTGCCATGGACAGATCATCCCTGATCAGTTAGAGATAGAAACGATTATTGAGCTTTCCCACAGGGTGGTTTCTGCCGGCGCCGGATTTCTGGTTCTCGCATTGTCTATCTGGTCATGGCGGGCTATGGGGCATATCAGAGAAACAAATTTCCTTGCTATTCTTGCTTTCTTCTTTCTAATGCTTCAGGCACTTCTTGGTGCAGGAGCTGTTGTCTGGGGGCATTCTGATATCATACTGGCTGCACACTTCGGCATTTCGCTGATTTCATTTGCAGCAGTTCTGCTTCTGACACTGCTCATATTTGAAGTCGACAAGAAGTTTGATGCTTATAAGCTGGTTATTGACCGCAGAATAAAACGCCATACTTACGGATTGATGATTTATATTTTTGCAGTCGTTTACTCAGGCGCATTTGTCAGACATACAGAAGCGAGTCTGGCCTGTCCTGACTGGCCGTTTTGTGTAAACGCTTCTCCGGGTGACCTTTCATTGAACTCCATTCAGTGGATTCAGATGGGACACCGTATGGCAGCTGCATTTATTTTCATCTGGATTATCTATGTAGCAATCATCGCGATAAAGAATTACAAGCATCAGAAGATCGTCTATTACGGCTGGATCATTGCACTGGCGCTTGTTACGGGTCAGGTCATCACAGGTGCACTTGTTGTAGTAACCAGACTGAACCTGCTGATCGCATTATCCCATGCACTGATTATTTCTCTTTTATTCGGTTTACTGAGTTACTTTATCCTTCTGATCTCAAGAAGCAAATTAAACAGCAAAAAAGAAAGTTGA
- the coxB gene encoding cytochrome c oxidase subunit II, with protein MKNGLKKWRFLPLVAAMAFILSGCGEPFLSTLQPAGEVAQKQFNLMMLSVAIMVLVIIVVAIVYVIAVTKFRRSKLGEDFIPKQVEGSHRLEVIWTVIPIILLLILAVPTVALTFELGDQSGMEAEDEEGNREALVVDVRANLYWWEFAYPDQGIVTAQDLVVPTDQNVYFNVIASDVKHSFWIPAVGGKIDTNVDNMNTFYLNFDGEKAEEANNLFYGKCAELCGPSHALMDFKVQTMSQEDFDSWVASMQEVAEAEQEFENETIARGAELYNDNQLGCIGCHAVDPTQQIGTSRGPNMANFGERSYTAGILDNEDSDEVREENIKNWIRNSAELKPGNQMPVYNEDDLSDEDLDALTEYLMSLKVFSE; from the coding sequence ATGAAAAATGGGCTTAAGAAATGGCGTTTTCTGCCGCTTGTAGCGGCAATGGCGTTTATTCTTTCCGGCTGTGGAGAGCCGTTTCTGTCAACGCTTCAGCCTGCGGGTGAAGTAGCACAGAAGCAATTCAACCTGATGATGCTGAGTGTGGCAATCATGGTACTTGTAATTATCGTTGTAGCAATCGTTTATGTTATCGCTGTTACTAAGTTCCGCCGCTCGAAGCTGGGTGAAGACTTTATTCCGAAACAGGTGGAAGGAAGTCACAGACTGGAAGTAATCTGGACTGTTATTCCAATTATCCTTCTTCTTATCCTTGCAGTACCTACTGTTGCATTGACTTTTGAACTTGGTGACCAGTCGGGAATGGAAGCAGAAGATGAAGAAGGAAACAGAGAAGCACTTGTAGTTGATGTGCGTGCAAATCTTTACTGGTGGGAGTTTGCTTATCCTGATCAGGGAATTGTTACTGCACAGGATCTTGTTGTACCAACAGATCAAAACGTTTACTTTAATGTAATCGCTTCTGACGTTAAGCACTCATTCTGGATTCCTGCAGTAGGAGGAAAGATTGATACGAACGTTGACAATATGAACACATTCTACCTGAACTTTGACGGGGAAAAAGCAGAGGAAGCAAATAACCTGTTCTATGGTAAATGTGCTGAGCTTTGTGGTCCTTCTCACGCTTTAATGGACTTTAAAGTACAAACAATGTCTCAGGAGGACTTTGACAGCTGGGTTGCATCCATGCAGGAAGTAGCTGAAGCTGAGCAGGAGTTTGAAAATGAAACAATTGCCCGCGGAGCTGAATTATATAATGATAACCAGCTTGGGTGTATTGGATGTCACGCTGTAGATCCTACACAACAGATTGGAACTTCACGTGGACCTAACATGGCGAACTTCGGTGAACGTTCTTACACTGCCGGTATCCTGGATAATGAGGATTCTGACGAAGTGCGTGAAGAAAATATCAAAAACTGGATCCGTAATTCTGCTGAATTGAAGCCTGGTAATCAAATGCCGGTTTATAACGAAGACGATCTTTCAGATGAGGATCTTGACGCGTTAACTGAATACTTAATGAGCTTAAAGGTTTTCTCTGAATAA
- the cyoE gene encoding heme o synthase: MSNSRVVSAVKEADFSGTTAWKDFLALIKIGIVNSNFITAFTGLWLALYFTDTYFLGSIDIMLLTLIGSSLVVAGSCSINNYIDRDIDPLMERTKNRPTVTGRVSPSRALGLGIGFVIFGEIMLFMTTPMAGLIGLFGVFSYVVLYSMWTKRKYASNTIVGSISGAVPPLIGWAAIDPGLGAIPLALFLIMFVWQPPHFYAIAMRRVEEYRAAGVPMLPVVKGFARTKLSMLLWVIALFPLPFLLPSLGTAFIVLATVLNIGWLVLALKGYKTKNDHKWATMMFVYSLNYLTIMFTGMVILTFI, translated from the coding sequence GTGTCAAATAGTCGAGTTGTGTCGGCTGTAAAAGAGGCAGATTTTTCTGGAACAACTGCTTGGAAAGATTTCCTCGCTCTGATTAAAATCGGTATTGTGAATTCAAACTTTATTACAGCGTTTACCGGGTTGTGGCTTGCGCTCTATTTTACCGATACTTATTTTTTAGGGTCAATTGATATTATGCTTCTCACATTAATCGGATCATCGTTAGTTGTTGCGGGCTCATGCAGTATCAACAATTACATAGACCGTGATATCGATCCATTAATGGAAAGAACAAAAAATCGTCCAACTGTAACTGGGCGTGTCTCACCTTCAAGAGCGCTTGGCCTTGGTATAGGCTTTGTGATTTTTGGGGAAATCATGCTGTTCATGACAACGCCAATGGCCGGTCTGATCGGATTGTTTGGTGTTTTCAGTTATGTCGTTCTGTATTCAATGTGGACGAAGAGAAAATATGCCAGCAATACAATCGTAGGGAGTATTTCAGGAGCAGTTCCTCCATTAATTGGATGGGCAGCAATTGATCCGGGTCTTGGTGCAATACCACTGGCTTTATTCCTGATTATGTTTGTCTGGCAGCCGCCTCATTTCTATGCAATTGCCATGAGAAGAGTAGAAGAATACCGCGCTGCAGGAGTTCCAATGCTGCCTGTAGTAAAAGGGTTTGCGAGAACGAAGCTGTCAATGCTTCTATGGGTCATTGCCTTGTTCCCGCTGCCATTTTTATTGCCTTCACTTGGTACCGCTTTTATCGTACTCGCAACCGTGCTGAATATTGGCTGGCTTGTGCTTGCGCTTAAAGGCTACAAAACAAAAAATGACCATAAATGGGCAACGATGATGTTTGTCTATTCATTAAATTACCTGACAATTATGTTTACAGGTATGGTCATCCTAACATTCATTTAG
- the pyc gene encoding pyruvate carboxylase — protein sequence MKKINKVLVANRGEIAIRVFRACTELNIRTVAVYSKEDSGSFHRFKADEAYLVGEGKKPIDAYLDIEGIIEIAKRANVDAIHPGYGFLSENIRFAKRCEEEGITFVGPTSEHLDMFGDKVKARQQAINAGIPVIPGSDGPVESLEEVEKFGEQYGFPFIIKASLGGGGRGMRIVRSASDVKESYNRAKSEAKAAFGNDEVYVEKFIENPKHIEVQILGDHEGEIIHLYERDCSIQRRHQKVVEVAPSVSLPEGLRDEICDAAVKLANNVSYVNAGTVEFLVANNEFFFIEVNPRVQVEHTITEMITGVDIVQSQLKIAEGHTLHSREIGIPKQDEIQLNGFAIQSRVTTEDPLNGFMPDSGRIMAYRSGGGFGVRLDAGNGYQGAEISAHYDSLLVKVSTWALTFEQAAAKMVRNLQEFRIRGIKTNIPFLENVVKHEKFLSGEYDTSFIDHTPELFLFPKRKDRGTKMLAYIGNVTVNGFPGIDKGEKPDFGKPRIPKVNLLEDPPAGTKQILDERGADGLKEWVKEQDDVLVTDTTFRDAHQSLLATRVRTVDLKNIADASARMQNELFSFEMWGGATFDVAYRFLKEDPWMRLLTLREKIPNVMFQMLLRASNAVGYKNYPDNVIQEFVKRSAYAGIDVFRIFDSLNWVEGMETAITAVRDSGKVAEAAICYTGDILDPTRTKYDTDYYKSLAKELENQGAHILAIKDMAGLLKPEAAYRLISELKDTVDLPIHLHTHDTSGNGIFQYARAIEAGVDIVDTALGSMSGLTSQPSASSLAYAMKGNTRQLKLDVDHSETLSHYWEDVRKYYAPFESGMNSPHSEIYKHEMPGGQYSNLQQQAKAVGLGARWEEVKEMYARVNQMFGDIVKVTPSSKVVGDMALFMVQNDLDEQSVIDKGYSIDFPDSVIELFSGYLGQPHGGFPEDLQKVILKGKEPITVRPGELMEPVDFEKLKEELFHELGRPVTSFDALAHALYPKVFKEFTDMASQFGDVSVIDTPTFFYGMKLNEEIEVEIETGKTLILKLVSIGEARADGTRVLYFDLNGQQREIVIKDESIKSTVAVKQKVDPSNPEELGATMPGTVIQVVVSVGDQVEKGEHLIITEAMKMETTVQAPFDGTVEEVCVESGESLSPGDLMIRLKRDN from the coding sequence ATGAAAAAGATTAACAAAGTATTAGTAGCCAATCGTGGAGAAATTGCAATCCGGGTGTTTCGTGCCTGTACGGAATTAAATATCCGTACAGTCGCTGTATATTCAAAAGAAGACAGTGGTTCGTTCCACCGTTTTAAAGCAGATGAGGCTTATCTTGTAGGTGAAGGAAAAAAGCCGATCGATGCTTACCTTGATATTGAAGGTATTATCGAGATTGCAAAACGTGCAAATGTTGATGCGATTCATCCGGGATATGGTTTCCTTTCAGAAAATATCCGCTTTGCAAAGCGCTGTGAAGAAGAAGGCATTACATTTGTAGGACCGACTTCAGAGCATCTGGATATGTTCGGTGATAAGGTAAAAGCAAGACAGCAGGCGATTAATGCAGGTATTCCGGTAATTCCGGGCAGTGATGGACCTGTTGAAAGTCTTGAAGAAGTAGAAAAGTTTGGAGAGCAGTATGGATTTCCTTTCATTATAAAAGCTTCACTTGGCGGTGGCGGACGCGGTATGAGAATTGTCCGTTCAGCAAGCGATGTTAAAGAGTCCTACAACCGTGCAAAATCTGAAGCAAAAGCAGCTTTTGGTAATGATGAAGTATACGTTGAGAAGTTCATCGAGAATCCAAAACATATTGAAGTTCAGATTTTAGGAGATCACGAAGGTGAAATCATTCACCTGTATGAGCGTGACTGCTCGATTCAGAGAAGACACCAGAAAGTAGTAGAGGTTGCACCGTCTGTGTCACTTCCTGAAGGATTACGTGATGAGATTTGTGATGCAGCAGTAAAGCTTGCCAATAATGTTTCATATGTAAATGCTGGTACAGTGGAATTCCTGGTTGCCAATAACGAATTTTTCTTCATTGAAGTAAACCCGCGTGTACAGGTTGAGCATACGATTACTGAAATGATTACAGGTGTTGATATTGTTCAGTCACAGTTAAAAATTGCAGAAGGTCATACACTGCACAGCCGTGAAATTGGTATTCCAAAGCAGGATGAGATCCAGCTGAATGGATTTGCGATTCAGTCACGTGTAACAACAGAAGATCCACTTAATGGATTCATGCCTGACTCAGGAAGAATTATGGCATACCGTTCTGGCGGAGGATTTGGTGTCCGTCTTGATGCAGGTAACGGCTATCAGGGTGCAGAGATTTCCGCTCACTATGATTCACTTTTAGTAAAGGTGTCAACATGGGCGCTGACTTTTGAACAAGCTGCAGCTAAAATGGTCAGAAATTTACAAGAATTCCGTATTCGAGGAATCAAAACAAACATTCCGTTCCTTGAAAATGTAGTAAAGCATGAGAAGTTTTTAAGCGGGGAGTATGATACTTCGTTTATTGATCATACACCTGAACTTTTCCTTTTCCCTAAGCGAAAAGATAGAGGAACAAAAATGCTGGCTTATATTGGAAACGTCACAGTGAACGGTTTCCCTGGTATTGATAAAGGTGAAAAGCCTGACTTCGGCAAGCCGAGAATTCCGAAAGTCAACCTGCTTGAAGATCCGCCGGCAGGAACGAAGCAGATCCTTGATGAAAGAGGTGCTGATGGACTGAAAGAGTGGGTAAAGGAACAGGATGATGTTCTTGTTACAGATACAACATTCCGTGATGCACACCAGTCACTTCTTGCTACACGTGTCAGAACAGTAGACCTGAAAAATATTGCAGATGCTTCAGCCCGAATGCAAAATGAGCTATTCTCATTTGAAATGTGGGGCGGCGCGACGTTTGATGTGGCATACCGCTTCCTGAAAGAAGATCCATGGATGAGACTGCTGACACTCAGAGAGAAAATTCCAAATGTCATGTTCCAGATGCTTCTTCGCGCATCTAATGCAGTCGGTTATAAGAACTATCCTGATAATGTCATTCAGGAATTTGTTAAGCGTTCTGCTTATGCAGGAATTGACGTCTTCAGAATTTTCGACAGCCTGAACTGGGTTGAAGGTATGGAAACGGCAATTACAGCAGTCCGTGACTCTGGTAAAGTGGCGGAAGCAGCAATCTGTTACACTGGCGACATTCTTGATCCGACTCGTACGAAATATGATACGGATTATTATAAGTCACTTGCAAAAGAGCTTGAAAATCAGGGTGCTCATATTCTGGCGATTAAGGATATGGCAGGCTTACTGAAGCCGGAAGCTGCATATCGACTGATTTCAGAACTGAAGGACACTGTGGATCTTCCAATTCATCTGCACACGCATGATACAAGCGGTAATGGAATCTTCCAATATGCACGTGCGATTGAAGCGGGCGTGGATATTGTAGATACTGCGCTTGGATCAATGAGCGGCCTGACTTCACAGCCAAGTGCAAGCTCACTTGCCTATGCAATGAAGGGTAACACAAGACAGCTGAAACTGGATGTTGATCATTCTGAAACACTTTCTCATTACTGGGAAGATGTACGTAAATACTATGCGCCATTTGAGAGCGGGATGAATTCTCCGCATTCTGAGATATATAAGCATGAAATGCCGGGCGGCCAGTACTCGAACCTTCAACAGCAGGCGAAGGCAGTTGGTCTTGGCGCACGCTGGGAAGAAGTAAAAGAGATGTATGCACGGGTGAACCAGATGTTTGGTGATATCGTCAAAGTAACACCGTCATCTAAAGTTGTAGGGGACATGGCATTATTCATGGTTCAAAACGATCTTGATGAACAGTCAGTCATTGACAAGGGGTATTCAATTGACTTCCCTGATTCAGTCATTGAGCTATTCTCAGGTTACCTTGGACAACCGCATGGCGGCTTCCCGGAAGATCTGCAGAAAGTGATTCTGAAAGGAAAAGAGCCGATTACAGTACGTCCTGGTGAACTGATGGAGCCGGTTGATTTTGAAAAGCTGAAAGAAGAGCTGTTCCATGAACTTGGCAGACCGGTGACAAGCTTTGATGCACTTGCACATGCGCTTTATCCTAAAGTCTTTAAGGAATTCACGGACATGGCCTCACAATTCGGAGATGTATCAGTGATCGACACACCAACCTTCTTCTACGGTATGAAACTGAATGAAGAGATTGAAGTTGAAATTGAAACGGGTAAAACCCTGATTCTGAAGCTGGTTTCTATTGGGGAAGCAAGAGCGGATGGAACAAGAGTACTTTACTTTGATCTGAATGGTCAGCAGCGTGAGATTGTCATTAAAGATGAAAGCATTAAATCAACAGTAGCAGTTAAGCAAAAAGTAGATCCGTCCAACCCTGAGGAACTTGGTGCAACGATGCCGGGTACCGTTATTCAGGTAGTGGTTTCAGTCGGTGATCAGGTTGAAAAGGGTGAACATCTGATTATTACTGAAGCAATGAAGATGGAGACAACTGTCCAGGCGCCATTTGACGGAACAGTTGAAGAAGTCTGTGTGGAGAGCGGAGAATCATTATCTCCGGGAGACCTGATGATCAGACTGAAAAGAGACAACTAA